In Pleuronectes platessa chromosome 4, fPlePla1.1, whole genome shotgun sequence, the following proteins share a genomic window:
- the disp3 gene encoding protein dispatched homolog 3 — protein MDVDDDQPLFQTSWGGEEEEEEEEEEEGGGEAEDGDAQAAGRRCFSGDAEVCGVWRMVGWVYTQPWSSGVVLGVVVLLPCALFAYMLLYCPRLDIDLSYSAFEVHSHFSSERFDALAIAVKTQLGSWDRRRRDLDSGESEALRELLLQKLGRQATFNRTDNEGVRSSSTQNDPSPAGNYQKRGEAVSRADRRGPDLVLEGKRRHKSSNDTTEEYEERSQDGKSAVPLIRKRRSAPNYYLQSQALSRIELVFVAQGEGDRNIFTPERLHTIHQVERLLMQHPQFHQFCWKPMEVLRDLPLGPSYCSPPSSLLSYFYPSERGGKIYYDGMGPDLADIQGSLSLAITHPQFYWYVDESLSPEHLSSALLRSEIHFGAPLPSYFSLQDRADEQRTRFKNFVVEYADILAKQSTSQVKVLYGGTELFDNEVRHTFYNDMMLAVISGACITVLVFVLTSFSVFLTFFGLASIGLSCLMALFLYHVVFGVRYLGILNGVAAFVIIGIGVDDVFVFISTFRQASHLSNPQQRMIYTIKTAGRATFLTSFTTAAAYAANTFSQIPAVHDFGLFMALIVSCCWLWVSTLMPAALCIWSQCVEPHEHAWLNCWKLFSCLSASQSPLSDEDDDVALLSVELEPGSCDTDGDAAILSLSVETPLSPAGQQHVGVVSMNLQWALKHLVAEPAVERRKAVLGVFLLILLLSAGCCCLLRPATHAPLLFRPDTNLQTLLALRSNLSGQGISCPRCSGVFMEKPHSLYSHKSLSAFKFSTHQQTPSSTTSNAPRTSVKPSSGTNQTGPFLTVYISKLDLGTSATIYRFSLNTSTPSPWKQCSTEHDQVSSFQAYSQPHSNYTSRMTVCVSHVYHPHPSWMITSGSCEPRHGWTPEFSFYVAASLQQLHSRRLYFAQQRLRPHPSRVCVDPPGCGISSGPDGPTQGVFYTPLSSGPSSAAKAKPSKTFGFNPCSGGVCGRPAVRPLVDTGAMVFVVFGILGVNRTERRDNHVIGDMGSIILDPDFDIFQEMGHLCKICKAVSANTQLVKPGGAQCLPSGNKLSSILPLLHPDCQSLPEPNLLPGQLSHGAVGMHGGKVRWLSMAFESTTYKGKSSFQTHSDFLQWENFIKEQLASLPQSSALQRGFQTCEHWKQIFMEILGVESALWSLLLSLAICVAAVSVFTAHPLLLLPVLITILGVICLVVAIMYWLGWEMGAVEAISLSILVGSSVDYCLHLVEGYLLAGETMASSPGRSSQLPTGRQGRTLEAVNHVGVAIVSSAVTTVISTVPLFFCVIVPFAKFGQIVAINTAVSILFTLTVTVAMLASMAPAHFSRPPGAVLKASLAVMVGAAVAAVLYWVGGQLGALAWRSTGT, from the exons ATGGATGTGGATGATGACCAGCCGCTGTTTCAGACCAgctggggaggggaggaggaggaggaggaggaggaggaggaggagggggggggagaggcggAAGATGGAGATGCACAGGCAGCAGGACGGAGGTGTTTCTCTGGGGATGCTGAGGTGTGTGGAGTGTGGAGGATGGTGGGATGGGTTTACACACAGCCATGGTCCAGTGGAGTGGTTTTAGGGGTTGTTGTCCTGCTGCCATGTGCCCTGTTTGCCTACATGCTCCTCTACTGCCCTCGTCTGGACATAGACCTCTCCTACAGTGCCTTCGAGGTCCACAGTCACTTCTCGTCTGAGCGCTTTGACGCCCTCGCCATCGCTGTGAAGACTCAGCTGGGATCCTGGGACAGACGCAGGCGAGATTTAGATAGCGGTGAGTCTGAGGCTCTgcgggagctgctgctgcagaagctGGGCAGGCAGGCAACATTCAACAGGACAGATAACGAGGGCGTGAGGTCCTCCAGTACTCAAAATGACCCTTCACCAGCAGGAAATTaccagaagagaggagaagcagtGAGCAGAGCTGATAGGAGAGGGCCTGATTTGGTTCTGGAGGGAAAGAGGAGGCACAAGAGCTCGAATGACACAACAGAGGAGTATGAGGAGAGGTCACAGGACGGAAAATCCGCTGTGCCGCTCATTAGGAAGCGCAGGTCTGCTCCCAACTACTACTTGCAGAGTCAGGCCCTTTCGAGGATCGAGCTGGTGTTTGTAGCTCAAGGTGAGGGCGACCGCAATATCTTCACCCCAGAACGTCTGCACACCATTCACCAAGTGGAGCGCCTGCTCATGCAGCACCCTCAGTTCCATCAGTTCTGCTGGAAGCCAATGGAGGTGCTGAGGGATCTGCCCCTGGGGCCCTCCTACTGCTCCCCACCCAGCTCCCTCCTGTCTTACTTCTACCCCAGTGAGCGAGGAGGGAAGATATATTACGATGGCATGGGCCCAGACCTGGCTGATATTCAAG GTTCCCTGAGTCTGGCCATCACCCACCCACAGTTCTACTGGTACGTGGATGAGAGTCTGTCCCCTGAGCACCTCTCCTCCGCTCTCTTACGCAGCGAGATCCACTTCGGAGCTCCTCTGCCATCCTACTTCTCCCTGCAGGACCGAGCAGACGAGCAGAGGACACGCTTCAAAAACTTTGTGGTTGAGTACGCAGACATCCTGGCCAAGCAATCCACCAG CCAGGTGAAGGTGCTGTATGGAGGCACAGAGCTGTTCGATAACGAGGTGAGACACACTTTCTACAACGACATGATGCTGGCTGTCATCAGTGGAGCCTGCATCACTGTGCTCGTCTTCGTCCTCACCTCCTTTTCTG TCTTTCTGACTTTCTTCGGGCTGGCCAGCATCGGACTGAGCTGCTTGATGGCTCTTTTCTTATACCATGTCGTCTTTGGTGTGAGGTACCTGGGCATTCTCAATGGAGTGGCAGCTTTTGTTATTATTGGGATTg GGGTGGATGATGTCTTTGTGTTCATCAGCACCTTCAGACAAGCGTCTCATCTGAGTAACCCGCAGCAGCGAATGATCTACACGATTAAAACAGCCGGCCGAGCCACGTTCCTCACCTCCttcaccaccgctgctgcataCGCTGCTAACACCTTCTCCCAG ATCCCAGCCGTGCATGACTTCGGTCTATTTATGGCCCTCattgtgagctgctgctggctTTGGGTGTCCACCCTCATGCCAGCCGCGCTGTGCATCTGGAGTCAGTGTGTGGAGCCCCACGAACACGCCTGGTTGAACTG CTGGAAGTTGTTTTCATGCCTGTCAGCGAGCCAGAGCCCTTTGtcggatgaggatgatgatgtggCACTTCTGTCGGTGGAGCTGGAGCCAG GCTCCTGTGACACAGATGGCGATGCAGCCATTCTGTCCCTGTCGGTGGAGACACCTCTGTCCCCTGCAGGACAGCAGCATGTGGGTGTGGTGAGCATGAACCTCCAGTGGGCCCTGAAGCATTTAGTGGCAGAGCCAGCTGTTGAGCGACGAAAGGCTGTTCTAG GTGTCTTCCTCCTGATTCTGCTGTTATCTGCCGGGTGCTGCTGTCTCCTGAGGCCGGCCACTCACGCCCCTCTGCTTTTCCGCCCGGACACAAACCTCCAGACTCTGCTGGCTCTGAGAAGCAACCTCAGCGGCCAAGGCATCTCCTGCCCCCGGTGCTCAG GTGTGTTCATGGAGAAGCCCCACTCTTTGTACAGCCACAAGTCCTTATCAGCATTTAAGTTTTCTACGCATCAGCAAACTCCGAGCTCGACAACCTCCAATGCTCCTCGGACCTCGGTGAAACCCAGTTCAGGCACCAACCAAACAg GCCCTTTCCTGACAGTGTATATATCAAAGCTGGACCTTGGAACCTCTGCAACCATTTATCGTTTCTCCCTTAACACCAGCACTCCCTCCCCATGGAAGCAATGCAGCACAGAGCATGACCAGGTGTCATCATTTCAG GCTTATAGTCAGCCCCACAGCAATTACACCAGCagaatgacagtgtgtgtttcccaTGTGTACCACCCGCACCCCAGCTGGATGATCACATCTGGCTCATGCGAGCCCAGGCATGGCTGGACGCCAGAGTTTTCGTTTTATGTAGCTGCGTCTCTGCAGCAGCTACACAGCAG GAGGCTGTACTTTGCACAGCAGCGCCTGAGACCTCATCCCAGCCGAGTGTGTGTCGACCCTCCTGGCTGCGGCATCAGCTCCGGGCCTGATGGACCCACACAGGGAGTCTTTTATACTCCTCTTTCCAGCG GTCCCTCGTCTGCTGCCAAAGCGAAACCATCCAAAACGTTTGGCTTCAACCCGTGCAGCGGTGGTGTGTGTGGCCGCCCAGCGGTGCGCCCTCTGGTCGACACCGGGGCCATGGTCTTTGTCGTGTTCGGGATCCTGGGAGTCAACCGAACTGAGCGCAGGGACAACCATGTTATTGGAGATATG GGCAGCATCATATTGGATCCAGACTTTGATATTTTCCAGGAGATGGGACATCTCTGCAAAATCTGTAAAGCTGTCAGTGCCAACACACAACTAGTGAAGCCAGGAGGAGCACAGTGTCTGCCTTCAG GCAACAAGCTGTCTTCTATTCTGCCTCTGCTCCACCCTGACTGTCAATCTCTCCCTGAACCCAACCTGCTCCCGGGGCAGCTCTCCCACGGGGCGGTGGGAATGCATGGAGGCAAGGTCCGCTGGCTGTCCATGGCCTTCGAGTCT ACCACATACAAGGGGAAATCCTCCTTTCAGACCCACTCCGACTTCCTTCAGTGGGAGAACTTCATCAAGGAGCAACTCGCCAGCCTCCCGCAGTCATCTGCTCTGCAGCGAGGGTTCCAGACCTGTGAGCACTGGAAGCAGATCTTCATGGAAATCCTAG GTGTGGAGAGCGCCCTCTGGAGTCTGCTTCTGTCTCTGGCCATTTGTGTGgcagctgtgtctgtgtttactgcTCATCCTCTGTTGCTGCTGCCTGTTCTCATAACCATTCTAG GAGTGATCTGTCTGGTGGTGGCCATCATGTACTGGCTGGGCTGGGAGATGGGAGCAGTGGAGGCCATCTCTCTGTCTATCCTCGTGGGATCCTCAGTGGATTACTGTCTGCACCTGGTGGAGGGATACTTGCTGGCTGGGGAGACCATGGCCTCTTCGCCCGGTCGTAGCTCG CAGCTGCCGACTGGGAGGCAGGGGCGGACCCTGGAGGCAGTGAACCATGTGGGCGTTGCCATAGTGTCCAGCGCCGTCACCACGGTGATCTCCACAGTCCCCCTCTTCTTCTGTGTCATTGTGCCTTTCGCCAAGTTCGGCCAGATAGTGGCCATCAACACCGCCGTCTCGATTCTGTTCACCCTGACCGTGACTGTGGCCATGTTGGCGAGCATGGCCCCCGCCCACTTCAGCAGGCCCCCTGGCGCTGTGCTGAAGGCCTCCCTGGCTGTGATGGTGGGAGCGGCTGTGGCAGCGGTTCTGTACTGGGTTGGAGGACAGCTGGGTGCGTTGGCCTGGCGATCAACCGGCACATAA